Proteins found in one Arachis stenosperma cultivar V10309 chromosome 8, arast.V10309.gnm1.PFL2, whole genome shotgun sequence genomic segment:
- the LOC130943598 gene encoding histone deacetylase HDT1-like, which translates to MEFWGAEVKVGEVVKVDNKESDVCIHLSQVALGESKKDKSSEPVVVYLKVGEQKFVVGTLNKEKFPQIALDLVVEKEFELSHTSKNASVHFCGYKTPVADDEEDDFSDDSSDEDHPLPVAQNGKTEVKVEEVKVSQSKKPDAQAGASKQVKVVEPKKTEDSDDESDEDDEIDSSDEEMEDGESDEEGESDEDDDEEDTPPKKVDQGKKRQNESATKTPISNKKAKNATPEKTDAKKGGHTATPHPAKKGGKTPNSDGKDTPKSGGQFLCKSCNKNFNSETGLQQHSKAKHGQ; encoded by the exons ATGGAGTTTTGGG gTGCTGAGGTTAAGGTTGGTGAGGTTGTTAAAGTAGACAACAAGGAATCTGATGTCTGCATACACCTTTCTCAG GTTGCTCTTGGTGAGTCCAAGAAGGACAAATCCAGTGAGCCTGTGGTTGTTTATTTGAAAGTTGGAGAACAGAAATTTGTTGTGGGAACCCTTAACAAGGAGAAGTTTCCTCAAATTGCTCTTGATTTGGTTGTTGAGAAGGAGTTTGAGCTTTCCCACACTTCCAAGAACGCCAGTGTCCACTTTTGTGGATACAAGACACCTGTCGCTGATGA TGAGGAGGATGATTTTTCAG ACGATAGTAGTGATGAGGATCATCCATTGCCAGTTGCACAAAATG GAAAAACTGAAGTAAAAGTTGAGGAAGTAAAGGTTTCTCAATCTAAAAAACCTGATGCTCAGGCTGGTGCATCAAAACAAGTAAAGGTAGTTGAACCAAAGAAAACAGAGGATTCAGACGATGAATCTGATGAGGATGATGAAATTGACAGTTCAGATGAAGAG ATGGAGGATGGCGAGAGTGATGAGGAGGGTGAAagtgatgaagatgatgatgaggaagataCCCCACCCAAGAAG gTGGACCAAGGAAAGAAGAGGCAAAATGAATCCGCGACAAAAACTCCTATTTCTAACAAGAAAGCAAAAAATGCTACCCCTGAAAAGACCG ATGCTAAGAAAGGTGGCCATACAGCAACTCCTCACCCAGCAAAGAAGGGTGGAAAGACTCCAAACAGTGATGGCAAGGACACTCCCAAGTCTGGTGGACAATTCCTCTGCAAAAGTTGCAACAA GAATTTCAATTCTGAAACTGGTCTCCAACAACATAGCAAGGCTAAGCATGGTCAGTGA
- the LOC130946427 gene encoding peroxidase 44-like translates to MQFTIIVVILFFIVPLALADLRVGFYSSSCPKAEAIVRKVVQRNYLYIDRSIAGGLLRLHFHDCFVRGCDASILIDPTEDNESEKDAEANETVRGFVIIDKAKKKLEKMCPSTVSCADIIALAARDAVSITGGPWYAVPTGRRDGFVSNPSNAEILPGPSSTVSHALQIFTSKGMTLSEMVTLMGAHTIGYAHCGFFRKRLEGRDSTMDPSLNEKLVRLCGNSSSSNNNPTTFLDQNTSFVFDNQFYEEIVNKRGVLFIDQQLALDSSTKGLVSKFATDAESFRRSFVNAIVKMGSIGVLVGDDGEIRTRCWDYNNNNNSDP, encoded by the exons ATGCAGTTCACGATAATTGTAGTAATCTTGTTCTTTATCGTTCCCTTGGCATTGGCTGATCTAAGGGTTGGTTTCTATAGTTCAAGCTGCCCAAAAGCAGAAGCCATTGTACGAAAAGTTGTTCAAAGGAACTACTTGTACATTGATAGATCCATCGCCGGAGGCTTGCTTCGCTTGCACTTTCATGATTGTTTCGTTCGA GGTTGCGATGCCTCCATATTAATAGACCCAACAGAGGACAACGAATCTGAGAAAGATGCAGAAGCAAACGAAACCGTTAGGGGTTTCGTGATCATCGACAAGGCCAAGAAGAAGCTAGAAAAAATGTGCCCTTCAACAGTTTCCTGTGCAGACATCATTGCGCTGGCAGCAAGAGACGCCGTCTCCATCACCGGAGGACCATGGTACGCCGTTCCCACCGGCAGACGCGACGGGTTTGTCTCGAATCCTTCAAACGCAGAGATCCTTCCAGGACCAAGTTCAACGGTGTCACATGCCCTTCAAATCTTTACATCAAAGGGCATGACACTTAGCGAAATGGTAACCCTTATGGGAGCACACACCATTGGTTATGCTCATTGTGGTTTCTTCAGGAAAAGGCTTGAAGGTAGAGACTCAACAATGGATCCTTCTCTGAACGAGAAGCTTGTGAGGCTTTGTGGgaatagtagtagtagtaataacAACCCTACGACGTTTTTGGATCAGAACACTTCTTTTGTGTTTGACAATCAATTCTATGAAGAGATCGTTAACAAGAGAGGGGTGCTTTTCATTGACCAGCAGTTGGCTCTGGATTCTTCGACTAAAGGGTTGGTCTCCAAGTTCGCCACAGATGCTGAGAGCTTTCGACGAAGCTTTGTGAATGCTATTGTCAAGATGGGAAGCATTGGTGTTTTGGTTGGAGATGATGGCGAGATTAGAACACGTTGCTGGgattacaataataataataatagtgatCCTTAA
- the LOC130946768 gene encoding uncharacterized protein At4g22758-like produces the protein MPSHKSNRSGQIDTHRKNRLSNKSSSFHSHNAMTQAAAELRRPRTLPDLISYRNAAVVSPEVTPRQPPKILLKVTLLGSVAPVQLLMRPESTVGDLISAAVRQFVKEGRRPVLPTDEPSGFDLHYSQFSLESLNREGKLIELGSRSFFLCPRKVTHGGAAVEGGVTKTYASCAEEAGKVREVNGGGAFGWFKLMHFML, from the exons ATGCCGAGTCACAAGAGCAACCGTAGTGGCCAGATCGACACTCACCGGAAGAATAGGTTGTCCAATAAATCCTCATCGTTCCACAGCCACAACGCCATGACTCAAGCCGCCGCCGAACTCCGCCGCCCGAGGACCTTGCCTGACCTAATTTCATACCGGAACGCTGCTGTGGTGTCACCGGAGGTTACGCCGCGTCAACCACCGAAGATTCTCCTCAAGGTGACGTTGCTAGGGAGCGTGGCGCCGGTTCAGCTCCTTATGAGGCCGGAATCCACCGTCGGCGATCTGATATCCGCTGCTGTCCGCCAGTTCGTGAAGGAAGGCCGCCGTCCGGTCCTCCCGACCGATGAACCATCCGGCTTCGACCTTCATTACTCTCAGTTTAGCTTAGAAA GTTTGAATAGGGAGGGCAAGCTGAtagaacttggatctaggagcTTCTTTTTGTGTCCGAGAAAGGTGACTCACGGTGGCGCTGCCGTGGAAGGAGGTGTGACGAAGACGTATGCGTCGTGCGCCGAGGAGGCCGGAAAAGTGAGGGAGGTTAACGGTGGTGGTGCCTTTGGTTGGTTCAAGCTCATGCATTTCATGCTGTGA